One window of Corynebacterium accolens genomic DNA carries:
- the brnQ gene encoding branched-chain amino acid transport system II carrier protein: MATTTASGTPKSKATVVIASLMLFSMFFGAGNLIFPPMVGVSAGTNFWPAVLGFLAAGVLLPVLAIIAVAISGRSVRDLGANGGAIFGVVFSAMAYLSIGAFYALPRTGAVSMETAITPLLGWEGTLASGLFNTVFFLIALGLAWKPNSIIDTLGKFLTPALVALLVILITLAALNHPRDPQMPTDDYVSSPMVTGLFEGYNTMDAIAGLAFSIVIVGSLRSKGFKTQKSLVKGTITAALVAGALLAAIYLGLAWVGQTLPDGQSYDSGAPLLAEAANLTMGTFGQALFSAIVVLACLTTAVGLITATSAFFEMLVPKTTYHLWACIFTAMSILFAFQGLDTVLSIAVPFITFLYPPAISLILLTLIQPAVKNSVVFYWTYRLALWVSVIWSALTVISAQGWGTAALDPILSLAPGQAVDLGWIMPTVIAAVIGLIVDISTKAGEKHSNSVTAAADADGDAVVDSPLDAAASPKS; encoded by the coding sequence ATGGCTACCACCACTGCCTCAGGCACCCCCAAGAGCAAGGCCACCGTTGTCATTGCCTCGCTCATGCTCTTTTCGATGTTCTTCGGCGCCGGCAACCTCATTTTCCCGCCCATGGTGGGCGTATCCGCCGGTACCAACTTCTGGCCCGCCGTGCTGGGCTTCCTCGCCGCCGGCGTACTCTTGCCCGTCCTGGCCATCATCGCGGTCGCGATTTCCGGCCGCTCCGTGCGCGACCTGGGCGCGAATGGCGGCGCTATCTTCGGCGTCGTCTTTTCCGCCATGGCCTACCTGTCTATCGGCGCTTTCTACGCGCTCCCGCGCACCGGCGCGGTCTCCATGGAAACGGCGATTACTCCCCTGTTGGGTTGGGAAGGCACCCTGGCCAGCGGTTTATTCAATACTGTCTTCTTCCTCATCGCGTTAGGCCTTGCGTGGAAGCCCAATTCCATCATCGATACGCTGGGCAAATTCCTCACCCCGGCCCTGGTTGCGCTGCTGGTCATCCTCATTACCTTGGCCGCGCTGAATCACCCGCGCGATCCCCAGATGCCGACCGACGATTACGTTTCTTCCCCCATGGTCACCGGCCTTTTCGAGGGCTATAACACCATGGACGCGATTGCCGGCCTGGCCTTTTCCATCGTCATCGTGGGTTCCCTGCGCTCTAAGGGCTTTAAGACCCAAAAGTCCCTGGTGAAGGGCACCATCACCGCGGCGCTTGTCGCCGGCGCCCTGCTTGCCGCCATCTACTTGGGGTTGGCCTGGGTGGGCCAGACCCTGCCCGATGGCCAGTCCTATGATTCAGGTGCGCCGCTGCTTGCCGAGGCCGCCAATCTCACCATGGGTACCTTCGGCCAGGCCCTCTTCTCCGCCATCGTCGTCCTCGCCTGCCTGACCACCGCGGTGGGCCTTATCACCGCGACCTCCGCGTTCTTCGAGATGCTGGTGCCTAAGACGACCTACCACCTGTGGGCCTGCATCTTTACCGCGATGTCCATCCTCTTCGCCTTCCAGGGCCTCGACACCGTGTTGTCCATTGCGGTGCCGTTTATCACCTTCCTGTACCCACCGGCTATCTCCCTTATCCTGCTCACGCTTATCCAGCCGGCGGTCAAGAATTCCGTCGTGTTCTACTGGACCTACCGCCTTGCCCTGTGGGTATCGGTCATCTGGTCCGCCCTGACCGTCATTTCCGCGCAGGGTTGGGGCACTGCCGCCTTGGATCCCATCTTGTCTTTGGCGCCTGGCCAAGCGGTGGATCTGGGCTGGATTATGCCCACCGTCATCGCGGCCGTCATTGGCCTGATTGTGGATATCTCCACCAAGGCCGGCGAGAAGCACTCCAACTCCGTGACCGCGGCTGCCGATGCCGATGGCGATGCCGTCGTTGACTCGCCGCTCGATGCAGCGGCATCGCCAAAGAGCTAA
- a CDS encoding LLM class flavin-dependent oxidoreductase produces MTDHAPLSVLDFCTIYDGETPAQSINRSVELAQEAEKLGYSRMWYTEHHNMKSIMSSAPAVLIAHIGAKTERIRLGSGGVMLPNHSPYVIAEQFGTLEEMYPERIDLGVGRAPGTDMNTLGRALRRDGQSAERFPEDVKELNAYLEGKAYIPGVSAVPGANTNVPIYILGSSMFGASLAAKLGLPYAFASHFAPQHLEEATTYYRENFQPSERFSKPYVIAGVNVTAADTMQEAEAEYERVCFNRVKSFAGRGKYLTDQQVEQIIESYQGQQILDMLRYSAVGTTKEVTEYLEKFQEHAKADELMISLQSSSHENVIKNMHVLAEGWQLDPANVAGTPR; encoded by the coding sequence ATGACTGATCACGCGCCGCTTTCCGTATTGGACTTTTGCACCATCTATGACGGTGAAACCCCCGCCCAATCCATTAACCGGTCGGTGGAATTGGCCCAAGAAGCCGAAAAGCTGGGGTATTCCCGCATGTGGTACACCGAACACCACAATATGAAGTCCATTATGTCCTCCGCGCCCGCCGTCCTCATCGCGCACATCGGCGCGAAGACGGAGCGCATCCGGTTGGGCTCTGGCGGCGTGATGCTGCCCAACCACTCGCCGTACGTCATCGCCGAGCAATTCGGCACCCTAGAGGAGATGTACCCGGAGCGCATCGACTTGGGCGTCGGCCGCGCCCCCGGCACGGACATGAATACCTTGGGCCGTGCGCTGCGCCGCGATGGTCAATCCGCCGAGCGTTTTCCAGAAGACGTCAAAGAGCTCAACGCTTATCTGGAGGGCAAGGCCTATATTCCTGGGGTCAGCGCGGTTCCCGGTGCCAATACGAACGTTCCTATCTATATTCTGGGCTCGTCCATGTTCGGCGCTTCGCTCGCGGCAAAGCTCGGCCTGCCCTACGCCTTTGCCTCCCACTTCGCCCCGCAGCACCTCGAGGAAGCAACGACCTACTACCGGGAGAACTTCCAGCCTTCCGAGCGGTTTAGCAAGCCCTACGTCATCGCCGGTGTCAACGTCACCGCCGCCGATACTATGCAAGAGGCAGAAGCTGAGTACGAGCGCGTGTGCTTTAACCGCGTGAAGTCTTTCGCCGGCCGCGGCAAGTACTTGACCGACCAGCAGGTAGAGCAGATCATCGAGTCTTACCAAGGCCAGCAAATCCTGGACATGCTGCGCTACTCCGCGGTTGGCACCACCAAGGAAGTCACCGAATACCTGGAGAAGTTCCAAGAGCACGCCAAGGCCGATGAGCTCATGATTTCCCTGCAGTCCAGCTCACACGAGAATGTTATTAAGAACATGCACGTGCTTGCCGAGGGCTGGCAGCTCGATCCAGCCAACGTGGCGGGCACCCCGCGCTAA
- a CDS encoding ABC transporter substrate-binding protein, which translates to MKVLRARSALGCLAMATALGTVTACSAGHTAVVDTSGNEAALTVASSSGATSLDFTTTSGAAAPSVLMDNVYETLVRIDEDGSITPGLAKDWDISEDSKTYTFHLRNDVTFSNGDPFTAQTAAFSINYVKNDWANGISSAMDPVDSATAVDDHTLKVRLDKPSNRWLWSMGTTIGAMMSPKSMDDLAAQPIGTGPYEVAGFSPSEFVSLHKRDDYWGTPSEHDVTVRYFPDAISSVTALRSGGVDVVWGVGNPEILDSLDDSIDTNVGTTNGEVLLSMNNDRAPFDDPRVRQAVSYAVDRQAANDIVWSGMATDTGGAPMAPTDPWFEGKNYYDFNPDKARSLLADADAEGTPLTITVPTLYYAQAISELLYSQLSDVGFDVTLETAEFPAVWLGQVHGAKDYQMSIISHVEARDIPALFGNPDYYLNYDSARTRELLEKADTAAPEDYPRRMTQVVDQIMADAGALTVMNMPNVVLTRHGISGLHTNQVTDAIVLRDLTDDKEDQ; encoded by the coding sequence ATGAAAGTATTACGTGCGCGCTCAGCGCTTGGCTGTCTCGCGATGGCGACAGCGCTGGGTACAGTAACAGCTTGTTCAGCGGGCCATACGGCGGTGGTAGATACCTCCGGCAACGAAGCCGCCCTAACGGTGGCGTCTAGTTCGGGGGCCACCTCGCTCGACTTCACCACTACCAGTGGGGCCGCCGCGCCCTCGGTGCTGATGGATAACGTCTATGAGACCCTGGTGCGCATCGATGAAGACGGGTCCATCACCCCAGGCTTGGCCAAGGACTGGGACATCAGTGAAGATTCGAAGACCTATACTTTCCACCTGCGCAATGACGTAACTTTTTCCAACGGCGATCCCTTCACCGCACAGACCGCCGCCTTTTCCATTAATTACGTCAAAAATGACTGGGCCAACGGCATTTCCTCCGCCATGGATCCCGTCGATAGCGCCACCGCGGTAGATGACCACACCCTCAAGGTGCGGCTGGACAAGCCGTCGAACCGCTGGCTGTGGTCCATGGGCACCACCATCGGTGCGATGATGTCACCTAAGAGTATGGACGACCTCGCAGCCCAACCTATCGGCACCGGCCCCTATGAGGTGGCGGGATTTTCCCCCTCGGAATTCGTCTCCTTGCACAAGCGCGATGATTACTGGGGCACACCGTCTGAACACGATGTCACGGTGCGCTACTTCCCCGATGCCATTTCCTCGGTCACCGCGCTGCGCTCGGGCGGCGTGGACGTCGTCTGGGGCGTGGGCAACCCCGAAATCCTCGATTCCCTAGATGATTCCATCGATACCAACGTTGGCACCACCAATGGTGAGGTCTTGCTATCGATGAATAATGACCGCGCCCCCTTCGACGATCCGCGGGTGCGCCAGGCCGTTTCTTACGCCGTCGACCGTCAAGCGGCCAATGACATCGTGTGGTCTGGCATGGCCACCGATACCGGCGGCGCGCCCATGGCGCCCACCGATCCTTGGTTCGAGGGCAAGAACTATTACGACTTCAACCCGGATAAGGCCCGCTCGCTGCTTGCCGATGCCGACGCTGAGGGCACCCCACTCACCATCACCGTGCCTACGCTCTACTATGCCCAGGCCATCTCCGAGCTGCTGTACTCGCAGCTTTCCGATGTCGGCTTCGACGTCACCCTCGAAACCGCCGAGTTCCCCGCCGTGTGGCTGGGCCAGGTTCACGGCGCCAAGGACTACCAGATGTCGATTATCTCCCACGTGGAGGCCCGCGATATTCCGGCGCTTTTTGGCAACCCGGATTACTACCTGAATTACGATTCCGCCCGCACGCGCGAGCTGCTCGAAAAGGCCGATACCGCAGCACCTGAAGACTATCCCCGCCGCATGACGCAGGTCGTGGACCAAATCATGGCCGATGCCGGCGCGCTTACCGTGATGAATATGCCGAATGTCGTTCTAACGCGCCACGGCATCAGCGGCTTGCACACCAATCAGGTCACCGACGCCATCGTGTTGCGCGATCTCACCGACGACAAGGAGGACCAATGA
- a CDS encoding ABC transporter permease has translation MSTSRAQAIIRPLLRFVLTLFIASLIIFALMRAVPGNPARVALGVNATEDAIAELSADLGLDRPLIAQYGEWMKGLATGDFGKSLSSQQDITPLVVDRLQVTLILIVLAMALALACAIPIGMWLAHNRNSRVAGLVSAGTQLGIAVPSFLVGIILVAIFAVHLGWLPANGWVPPNRGVGDFLRHLILPVIALALVQGAMLTRYMRSSVIDVMDQDYIRTARALGDSPREALHRHGLRNAALPVLTVSGLQLTSMVVGAVVIESVFVIPGVGSMLLDAVSVRDLTTVQTLVMLLVTFALAVNMLTDVAYRLIDPRIKAGDAR, from the coding sequence ATGAGTACCTCTCGGGCACAGGCCATAATCCGGCCGCTGCTACGCTTCGTTCTCACGCTTTTTATCGCCTCCCTCATCATCTTCGCGCTCATGCGCGCCGTGCCCGGCAACCCGGCGCGCGTCGCGTTGGGCGTTAATGCCACTGAGGACGCCATCGCCGAGCTCAGCGCAGATCTCGGCCTCGACCGGCCGCTCATCGCGCAATACGGCGAGTGGATGAAGGGCCTTGCCACCGGCGATTTTGGCAAGTCGCTGTCCTCGCAACAGGACATCACCCCGCTGGTTGTGGACCGCCTGCAGGTCACGCTCATCCTCATCGTCCTAGCCATGGCCTTGGCGCTGGCCTGCGCGATTCCCATCGGCATGTGGCTGGCGCATAACCGCAATTCGCGGGTTGCCGGCCTGGTCTCCGCGGGAACGCAGTTGGGCATCGCCGTGCCAAGCTTCTTGGTCGGCATCATCTTGGTGGCCATCTTTGCAGTCCACCTGGGCTGGCTACCGGCCAATGGTTGGGTTCCGCCGAATCGCGGCGTGGGCGATTTCCTGCGCCACCTGATCCTGCCGGTCATCGCCTTGGCCCTGGTCCAGGGCGCCATGCTCACGCGCTATATGCGCTCCTCGGTGATCGACGTTATGGACCAGGACTATATCCGCACCGCCCGCGCCCTGGGCGATTCCCCGCGGGAGGCCCTGCACCGCCACGGACTGCGCAATGCCGCCCTGCCGGTGCTCACGGTCTCTGGCCTGCAATTGACCTCGATGGTGGTAGGCGCCGTGGTCATTGAATCCGTCTTCGTCATCCCCGGCGTGGGATCCATGCTGCTCGATGCGGTCTCCGTGCGCGATCTGACCACGGTGCAGACCCTCGTCATGCTGCTGGTCACCTTCGCGCTGGCAGTAAACATGCTTACCGATGTCGCCTACCGCCTCATCGACCCCCGAATCAAGGCAGGTGACGCGCGATGA
- a CDS encoding ABC transporter permease: MKMRFSGWLGAVLVGAVVVIALVSLVWTPYDPTLAQPGSRLSGPTADHILGTDRFGRDTASRIMAGAKITVFVGLIAVGIAGLIGIPLGILAGMRRGTWVEAVVMRGADVVIAFPALLLAIIAGAVWGPSTLTAMIAIGISGIPSFARVARSGTLQVVTQDYIASARISAVPGWKVAVRHVLPNIAGLIIVQASVYFALAILAEAGLSYLGLGTPPPAASWGRMLQDAQSLLSTDPLQALWPGLAIAATVLGFNLLGDALRDALDPRMKGATR; this comes from the coding sequence ATGAAAATGCGTTTTTCTGGTTGGCTAGGTGCCGTGCTCGTCGGCGCGGTCGTCGTAATCGCCCTCGTATCGCTGGTGTGGACGCCGTACGATCCCACCCTCGCCCAGCCGGGTAGCCGGCTATCCGGCCCCACCGCGGATCATATCCTGGGCACGGACCGCTTCGGGCGCGATACCGCCTCGCGCATCATGGCGGGCGCGAAAATCACCGTCTTCGTGGGGCTCATCGCCGTCGGCATCGCAGGTCTTATCGGCATCCCGCTGGGAATTCTCGCGGGCATGCGCCGCGGCACCTGGGTAGAAGCGGTGGTCATGCGCGGCGCCGACGTCGTCATCGCCTTCCCGGCGCTCTTGCTCGCCATCATCGCCGGCGCGGTCTGGGGCCCATCGACGTTGACTGCCATGATTGCCATCGGTATTTCCGGCATCCCGTCCTTTGCCCGAGTGGCGCGCTCTGGCACGCTGCAGGTGGTCACGCAGGACTATATCGCCTCCGCCCGCATCTCCGCTGTGCCGGGATGGAAGGTTGCGGTGCGCCACGTGCTGCCGAATATCGCGGGCCTTATCATCGTCCAGGCTTCGGTGTATTTTGCCCTCGCCATCCTCGCGGAGGCGGGCCTGTCCTACCTCGGTTTGGGCACCCCTCCCCCTGCTGCCTCGTGGGGCCGCATGCTGCAGGATGCCCAGTCGCTGCTGAGCACCGATCCCCTCCAGGCCCTGTGGCCGGGCCTCGCCATCGCCGCCACGGTCTTGGGCTTTAACCTGCTTGGCGATGCCCTCCGTGACGCCCTCGACCCCCGTATGAAAGGAGCCACGCGATGA
- a CDS encoding ATP-binding cassette domain-containing protein, which produces MSLLSVRDLSLSASESSLVGPLSFDLEAGEKLGIIGESGSGKSLTALSIMGLLPTGISATGEVTVADHQIIGARDSAIRPLRGKTMAMVFQEPMSALDPLMRISAQLTHAGAHDIAAALEEVDLDANLASRFPHQLSGGQRQRVLLAMAMAGSPDVLICDEPTTALDATTQDGVLRVIERVTEQRGTALLFITHDLNVIQRMCPRVLVMRDGYIVEEGRTERVLTQPRHAYTQELVSASQPPDFALTPAGGEKEVVVLEGIGKQHSSQAALAGIDLRVRRGERLGIVGGSGSGKTSLLKIVAGLDAPTSGTSTVDGRVQMVFQDPQGSLNPRLKIWKSIAEAMPGRLPKSEQRERAAAALEEVGMSGKALDRFPHEFSGGQRQRISIARALCGEPDILLADEAVSALDMSVQAQVLELLARLIEDRGLTLLFVTHDLSVVRGLCDRVAVLNRGELVEHGPTERVWSKPKSDYTRRLIAAAGQ; this is translated from the coding sequence ATGAGCCTTTTAAGCGTGCGCGATCTCAGCCTCAGCGCCTCCGAATCCTCCCTCGTCGGCCCGCTTAGCTTCGATCTCGAGGCTGGCGAAAAACTCGGGATCATCGGCGAATCCGGCTCCGGTAAATCACTGACCGCGCTATCCATCATGGGCCTGCTGCCCACGGGGATTTCCGCCACCGGCGAGGTCACCGTGGCCGATCATCAGATCATCGGCGCGCGGGATTCCGCCATCCGCCCACTGCGGGGAAAGACCATGGCCATGGTCTTTCAAGAACCCATGAGCGCGCTGGATCCCTTGATGCGCATTAGCGCCCAGCTCACCCACGCCGGTGCGCACGATATCGCCGCGGCCCTAGAAGAGGTCGACCTCGACGCCAACCTCGCCTCCCGCTTTCCCCACCAGCTCTCCGGCGGGCAGCGCCAGCGCGTGCTCTTAGCCATGGCGATGGCAGGCAGCCCCGACGTGCTCATCTGCGACGAGCCCACCACCGCCCTCGATGCCACCACGCAGGACGGGGTCCTCCGCGTCATCGAGCGCGTGACCGAACAACGCGGCACCGCCCTGCTTTTTATCACCCACGACCTCAACGTCATCCAGCGCATGTGCCCGCGGGTGCTGGTCATGCGCGATGGTTACATCGTGGAGGAAGGCCGCACCGAGCGCGTGCTCACTCAGCCGCGCCACGCCTATACCCAAGAACTGGTTTCGGCCTCGCAGCCGCCAGACTTCGCCCTCACCCCGGCGGGTGGGGAGAAGGAAGTGGTGGTGCTGGAGGGCATCGGCAAGCAGCATAGCTCCCAGGCCGCGCTGGCGGGAATCGATCTCCGCGTGCGCCGCGGCGAGCGGCTCGGCATCGTCGGTGGCTCCGGTTCCGGCAAAACCAGCCTGCTGAAGATCGTGGCGGGGCTAGATGCCCCCACCTCTGGAACTAGCACCGTGGACGGGCGCGTGCAAATGGTCTTCCAAGACCCGCAAGGTTCGCTGAACCCGCGGCTGAAGATATGGAAATCCATCGCCGAGGCCATGCCCGGGCGCCTGCCCAAGTCCGAGCAGCGCGAGCGCGCCGCCGCCGCGTTGGAAGAGGTGGGCATGTCCGGCAAGGCGCTCGACCGCTTTCCCCACGAGTTTTCCGGCGGGCAGCGCCAACGCATCTCCATCGCCCGCGCGCTGTGCGGCGAGCCGGATATCCTGCTTGCCGATGAAGCCGTCTCCGCCCTCGACATGTCCGTGCAAGCCCAGGTGCTGGAATTGCTCGCCCGCCTCATCGAGGACCGCGGGCTGACCCTGCTTTTTGTCACCCACGACCTCTCCGTGGTGCGCGGGCTCTGCGATAGGGTCGCCGTGCTCAACCGCGGCGAGCTCGTCGAACACGGGCCCACCGAGCGCGTGTGGTCGAAGCCCAAGAGCGACTACACCCGCCGGCTCATCGCCGCCGCTGGGCAATAA
- a CDS encoding FUSC family protein — MSTDHPIPQRPSTTQLLTAFNTASVRWPGALRAALALLLPGAFALLTGHDYAILLLATGAFAVIFGEGHPFRTRPRVILTAGLALTTVATVGVLVGHLIFVPGHGHWWLLLAGFYSLLLAALCGFTQNALRLPPPGAFFLVLVGGGSVMLARTDTSVGQLFFWSLTGVLASLILGMAPALIDVHGPERRAVAGLEKATAAFVSGEDDSLARHHQAQTALSTAWQALADAGIIRGGRIINSAAAGLVDRTLQAQRRIVAHNRALDLGSSSDLLTDYATDVDPHRTAIPHTRPTGRYRIYRAAVRDSHAMVTTQKIVVSAAITTVVSLSLGFDRPDWGVVSAFLMLQWGPDHVAGTVRGIHRMAGSIVGVMLFSIFHYFGVSGWSLLLALAACQFCAEIFVAKNYAICVIFSTPLALLMGNSAQRPLWPTIQARISEVLISIIVATIVLWLWQRSAPVRNQHRLQTRAMESMSTLLGLLFINTPEEVLTSRRDLQYELLSERRAIQSLAADNPATARELWPRHIAIQHAGYFLLDYCSTHPFRMASREELDGIVKQIHAAHAQPR, encoded by the coding sequence GTGAGCACCGACCACCCTATCCCGCAACGCCCCAGCACCACCCAGTTGCTGACCGCTTTTAATACCGCCTCCGTGCGCTGGCCCGGTGCCCTGCGCGCGGCCTTGGCGCTGCTGCTTCCCGGCGCCTTCGCCCTGCTCACCGGCCACGACTACGCCATCCTGCTGCTGGCCACCGGCGCCTTTGCCGTGATTTTCGGCGAGGGCCACCCCTTTCGCACCCGGCCCCGCGTCATCCTCACCGCGGGCCTGGCCCTGACCACCGTGGCGACCGTGGGCGTGCTGGTCGGCCACCTCATTTTCGTCCCCGGGCACGGGCACTGGTGGCTGCTGCTCGCCGGATTCTATTCCCTCTTGCTCGCCGCGCTCTGCGGCTTTACCCAGAACGCGCTGCGCCTGCCGCCGCCGGGCGCCTTCTTCCTCGTCTTGGTCGGCGGCGGTTCGGTGATGCTGGCGCGGACGGATACGAGCGTCGGCCAGCTGTTCTTCTGGTCCCTAACGGGCGTGCTGGCCAGCCTGATTCTGGGCATGGCGCCCGCGCTCATTGATGTGCACGGCCCCGAGCGCCGCGCCGTCGCCGGCTTGGAAAAGGCCACCGCGGCGTTTGTCTCCGGCGAGGACGATTCCCTCGCGCGCCACCACCAGGCCCAAACGGCGCTGTCGACGGCCTGGCAAGCGCTTGCCGATGCCGGCATTATCCGCGGTGGCCGCATCATCAACTCCGCCGCCGCGGGCCTGGTGGATCGCACCTTGCAGGCCCAAAGGCGCATCGTCGCGCATAACCGCGCGCTGGATTTGGGATCTTCTTCGGATCTGCTGACCGATTACGCCACCGATGTGGATCCGCACCGCACCGCCATCCCGCACACCCGCCCCACCGGGCGCTACCGCATCTACCGCGCCGCGGTGCGGGATTCGCATGCCATGGTGACCACGCAGAAGATTGTGGTCTCCGCCGCTATCACCACGGTGGTCAGCCTGTCTTTAGGTTTTGACCGCCCCGACTGGGGCGTGGTCTCCGCCTTCCTCATGCTGCAGTGGGGACCAGACCACGTTGCCGGCACCGTCCGCGGCATCCACCGCATGGCCGGTTCCATCGTCGGCGTCATGCTGTTTTCTATCTTCCACTACTTCGGCGTGTCCGGGTGGAGCCTGCTGCTAGCCCTCGCCGCCTGCCAATTCTGCGCGGAGATTTTCGTGGCCAAGAACTACGCCATCTGCGTCATCTTCTCCACCCCGCTCGCGCTCCTGATGGGCAATTCCGCGCAGCGCCCCCTCTGGCCCACTATCCAGGCGCGCATCAGCGAGGTCCTAATCTCCATCATCGTGGCCACCATCGTGCTGTGGCTCTGGCAGCGCTCCGCGCCCGTCCGGAACCAGCACCGCCTGCAAACCCGCGCCATGGAATCCATGTCCACCCTGCTCGGGTTGCTGTTTATCAATACCCCCGAAGAGGTCCTAACCAGCCGCCGCGACCTGCAATACGAGTTGTTATCCGAGCGCCGCGCCATCCAATCCCTCGCCGCCGATAACCCCGCCACCGCGCGAGAATTGTGGCCGCGGCACATCGCCATCCAGCACGCGGGGTATTTCTTACTCGACTATTGCTCCACGCACCCGTTCAGGATGGCAAGCAGGGAGGAGCTAGATGGCATCGTCAAGCAGATTCACGCCGCGCATGCCCAACCGCGCTAG
- a CDS encoding M20 metallopeptidase family protein, protein MTDPTKIVRPNHPGRKSVPRQAQELPPLPVTRARIGKQPATEIFQDMGENMVEDLQDIRRDLHRHPEIGLHLPRTQQKVLEALEGLPLEIHVGQDLSSVVAVLRGGKRGERPVSVLLRADMDALEVHEQTGSPFASINEYMHACGHDLHTAGLIGAARMLCEHREELHGDVTFMFQPGEEGPGGAQPMIEEGVLDAAGRRPIAAYGLHVGPQDRGTFHYVPGPMMASSSNLTITVLGKGGHGSRPHDAIDPVAALAEIQMALQTALTRRFDALEPIVITVTNLWAGNGAYNAIPDRAALGATVRVLRDEKIDAVRQMITEVSSSVAASHRCTAQVDFEVLYPTTKTNPRENQFAATLWGQMFGAENMQPFEAPMMASEDFGYVLSQVPGTFMWMGTANPSTPENQREWNHSPMMRFDDSVLGMQAAALAAVAFERLATENEHPSAQTKAMREAAGVQK, encoded by the coding sequence ATGACTGATCCCACGAAAATTGTCCGCCCCAACCACCCCGGCCGTAAGTCCGTCCCGCGCCAGGCGCAGGAGTTGCCGCCGCTGCCGGTGACAAGGGCGCGCATCGGCAAGCAGCCGGCGACGGAGATTTTTCAGGACATGGGCGAAAACATGGTGGAGGACCTGCAGGACATTCGGCGCGATTTGCACCGCCACCCGGAAATCGGGCTGCACCTGCCGCGTACACAGCAAAAGGTCCTCGAGGCGCTCGAGGGACTGCCGCTCGAGATTCATGTGGGGCAGGACCTTAGCTCCGTGGTGGCGGTGCTGCGCGGCGGCAAGCGCGGCGAGCGGCCGGTTTCGGTGCTGTTGCGCGCGGACATGGACGCGTTGGAGGTGCATGAGCAGACCGGCAGCCCCTTTGCGTCGATCAATGAATACATGCACGCCTGCGGCCACGACCTGCATACGGCGGGGCTGATTGGGGCCGCGCGCATGCTCTGTGAGCACCGCGAGGAGCTGCATGGCGATGTCACCTTTATGTTCCAGCCCGGCGAGGAAGGCCCGGGCGGTGCGCAGCCGATGATCGAAGAGGGCGTGCTCGATGCCGCTGGCCGACGCCCAATCGCCGCCTACGGCCTGCACGTGGGCCCGCAGGACCGGGGTACGTTCCACTATGTTCCCGGGCCGATGATGGCAAGCTCGTCCAACCTGACCATTACGGTGCTGGGCAAGGGCGGGCACGGGTCCCGCCCGCACGATGCCATCGACCCCGTCGCGGCGCTGGCGGAAATCCAGATGGCACTGCAGACCGCGCTGACGCGCCGCTTCGACGCGCTGGAGCCCATCGTGATCACCGTGACCAACCTATGGGCGGGCAATGGTGCGTATAACGCCATTCCGGATCGCGCGGCGCTGGGGGCGACGGTGCGCGTGCTTCGCGATGAAAAGATCGACGCCGTCCGCCAAATGATCACCGAGGTCTCTAGCTCGGTGGCTGCCTCACACCGGTGCACCGCGCAGGTGGATTTCGAGGTGTTGTATCCCACGACCAAGACGAACCCGCGGGAGAACCAATTCGCTGCCACGCTGTGGGGGCAGATGTTTGGCGCGGAAAACATGCAGCCCTTCGAGGCCCCTATGATGGCGTCCGAGGACTTCGGCTATGTCCTTTCCCAAGTGCCGGGCACGTTTATGTGGATGGGCACGGCCAACCCTTCGACGCCCGAAAACCAGCGCGAGTGGAATCACTCGCCGATGATGCGTTTTGATGACTCCGTGCTCGGCATGCAAGCGGCGGCGCTCGCCGCCGTGGCTTTCGAGCGACTGGCCACCGAAAACGAGCACCCTTCCGCGCAGACCAAGGCCATGCGCGAGGCCGCCGGCGTGCAGAAATAA